From Pelotomaculum schinkii, one genomic window encodes:
- a CDS encoding FAD binding domain-containing protein, producing MYTNNFEYLAPKTPGEAFELVGRLGSKARILAGGTDLIVLMKDKVISPEYVIDIKNIKEFKGIKYEPGKGMEIGATTKIAELQYSEIVKEKYPALAYAASQLGSNQVRHMATIGGNSCNASPSGETPTPLVAYGAKVVLSSAAGDRELPLEDFITGVRRLALQEGEILTKFILPEPSPNSVCRYTYAGARDALEIDCVNMAVNLELENDKQTVKYVKFVMGSVFIRPLVSEAVPALLIGQKFSDELVEKAAAAAQGEAMPISDVRASEWYRNEMVGNLTRKLLKEAFAAAREV from the coding sequence ATGTATACGAATAACTTTGAGTATTTAGCTCCCAAGACGCCTGGCGAAGCGTTTGAATTAGTAGGCCGTCTGGGAAGCAAGGCTAGGATCCTTGCCGGTGGCACAGACCTGATCGTGTTGATGAAAGACAAGGTAATAAGCCCGGAATACGTGATTGACATCAAGAACATTAAAGAGTTTAAAGGCATCAAGTACGAGCCTGGTAAAGGTATGGAAATCGGCGCTACCACAAAGATTGCGGAATTACAGTATTCGGAAATAGTGAAAGAAAAATACCCCGCCCTTGCTTATGCAGCAAGCCAGCTTGGCAGTAATCAGGTAAGGCACATGGCTACAATCGGCGGTAACAGCTGTAACGCTTCACCGTCGGGCGAAACACCCACCCCGCTGGTAGCTTATGGCGCCAAAGTCGTTTTAAGCAGCGCAGCCGGAGATAGGGAATTGCCGCTGGAGGATTTCATTACGGGCGTCAGAAGGCTCGCCCTCCAAGAAGGAGAGATTCTAACCAAGTTTATTCTGCCCGAACCTTCTCCCAACTCCGTGTGCCGCTATACCTATGCTGGCGCCAGGGACGCCCTGGAAATTGACTGTGTCAATATGGCTGTCAATTTGGAACTGGAAAATGACAAGCAGACTGTAAAGTATGTGAAATTCGTCATGGGTTCGGTTTTCATAAGGCCTTTGGTATCCGAAGCAGTTCCTGCCCTCCTGATTGGGCAGAAATTCAGTGATGAATTAGTAGAAAAAGCGGCTGCAGCAGCTCAGGGCGAAGCGATGCCGATTTCCGACGTTCGGGCCTCCGAGTGGTACCGTAACGAAATGGTCGGAAATCTGACTCGCAAGTTACTCAAAGAGGCGTTTGCCGCCGCTCGGGAGGTGTAA
- a CDS encoding (2Fe-2S)-binding protein has product MKQQIALEINGRVYDLVVSHRDLLVDVIRKKIGLTGTKKGCGNGDCGACTVLVDGEPTLSCLTLAITCNGKKITTVEGLAQGGQLHPLQEAFINHGAIQCGYCTPGMLMSAKGLLDKNPKPTLEEIKLAISGNLCRCTGYKRIVEAIQMASETMSAQGVK; this is encoded by the coding sequence ATGAAACAGCAGATTGCATTAGAAATCAACGGCCGTGTGTATGATCTGGTTGTCAGCCACAGGGACCTGCTTGTTGATGTGATCAGGAAAAAAATAGGTCTTACCGGCACCAAAAAAGGTTGCGGGAATGGCGACTGTGGCGCTTGCACGGTCCTGGTAGACGGAGAACCCACATTATCCTGCCTCACGCTGGCGATTACCTGCAACGGCAAAAAAATTACAACTGTTGAAGGGCTTGCTCAGGGAGGCCAACTCCATCCGCTTCAGGAGGCATTTATCAACCATGGCGCCATCCAGTGCGGTTACTGCACGCCTGGCATGCTCATGTCGGCAAAAGGGCTCCTGGACAAAAATCCCAAGCCCACCTTGGAGGAAATCAAGCTTGCCATATCAGGAAATCTTTGTCGCTGCACAGGCTACAAGAGGATCGTTGAAGCTATTCAAATGGCTTCCGAAACCATGTCCGCACAGGGGGTGAAGTAA